From a region of the Vidua macroura isolate BioBank_ID:100142 chromosome 3, ASM2450914v1, whole genome shotgun sequence genome:
- the SLC35D3 gene encoding solute carrier family 35 member D3: MLRWRGRARGVAVAVAHGLCSGSLNILLKFLLARYHFAFLTLLQCLSSAAAALGLEALRRRGLAALPPFGPRLARPFAAVAALATLQSTLTLWSLRGLSLPMYVVFKRCLPLVTLVTGALVLRDGMPSPGVLVAVLITTCGAALAGAGDLTGDAMGYVTGVLAVLIHAAYLVLIQKTSVDSEYGPLTAQYAIAVSATPFLIICSFASMDSINVWSFPGWKDPAMVCIFIACVLISCAMNFTTLHCTYINSAVTTSFVGVVKSIATITVGMVAFNDVEPTKLFIAGVVVNTLGSVIYCVAKYVETRRQSNYEDLEKEAREEEVKRQAGDQALFAMETISQVKGAEEAAVEGSSTGQRLSGEEEKDVTEKSAKALVVQGKSTVTQEVNRSSLKEAYLGVWRLVRGANYIRKDYLLENEELPNP, from the exons ATGCTCCggtggcggggccgggcgcggggcgtCGCGGTGGCGGTGGCGCACGGGCTGTGCTCCGGCTCGCTGAACATCCTGCTGAAGTTCCTGCTGGCCCGCTACCACTTCGCCTTCCTAACGCTGCTGCAGTGCCTCagcagcgcggcggcggcgctggggcTGGAGGCGCTGCGGCGGCGGGGGCTGGCGGCGCTGCCGCCCTTCGGGCCCCGCCTGGCGCGCCCCTTCGCCGCCGTGGCCGCCCTGGCCACTCTGCAGTCCACCCTCACCCTCTGGTCGCTGCGCGGCCTCAGCCTCCCCATGTATGTCGTCTTCAAGCGCTGCCTGCCCCTCGTCACCCTGGTCACCGGCGCCCTGGTGCTCCGCGACGGCATGCCTTCGCCCGGCGTCCTCGTCGCCGTCCTCATCACCACCTGCGGCGCCGCGCTGGCCG GAGCTGGTGACCTGACCGGGGATGCTATGGGCTATGTAACAGGTGTGCTGGCCGTGCTGATACACGCTGCCTACCTGGTGCTCATTCAGAAAACCAGTGTAGATAGTGAATATGGACCCCTGACAGCTCAGTATGCCATCGCTGTTTCGGCCACCCCTTTCCTCATCATCTGCTCCTTTGCCAGCATGGATTCCATCAATGTCTGGTCCTTCCCGGGGTGGAAGGATCCTGCCATGGTATGCATCTTTATTGCTTGTGTCCTGATTAGCTGTGCCATGAACTTTACCACCCTTCACTGCACTTACATTAACTCAGCTGTGACCACCAGCTTTGTAGGGGTGGTGAAGAGCATAGCCACCATCACGGTAGGCATGGTGGCATTCAATGATGTGGAGCCCACAAAGTTATTTATAGCTGGTGTTGTGGTCAACACCTTGGGGTCTGTCATTTACTGTGTGGCCAAGTACGTTGAGACCAGGCGGCAGAGCAACTATGAGGACCTGGAGAAAGAAGCTAGAGAAGAGGAGGTGAAAAGGCAGGCTGGAGACCAAGCTCTTTTTGCCATGGAGACAATATCCCAGGTGAAGGGggctgaggaagcagcagtggAAGGATCATCCACAGGGCAGAGACTGagtggagaggaagagaaggacgTCACTGAGAAATCAGCCAAGGCACTTGTGGTTCAGGGAAAATCCACCGTCACACAAGAAGTGAACAGAAGCTCGCTGAAAGAAGCCTATCTTGGAGTATGGAGGTTGGTGAGGGGTGCTAATTATATAAGGAAGGATTATTTGTTAGAAAATGAAGAGCTACCAAACCCTTAA